In the genome of Harpia harpyja isolate bHarHar1 chromosome 8, bHarHar1 primary haplotype, whole genome shotgun sequence, the window TGTGGTCATGCTATCAAGAACCATGGGTTGTCTGTTGTGAATGAAGCTCTTAAGAGCAGCAAAGTGAAAAAGTGCTTTATTTCAAACACAGCACGGTCCCCATTATGCAAGACCTTTTCTTAATAGTCTGGGCAGGATTGAGATGAAAATTTCAAGTTGTTTCCCATTGCACGGTGTGGTTTCTGTGGGCCATACCTCAGCTATGTCAAGGATTATTTATGTCGCCTTTAAAGGCAGCTAACCACTCATTAAGGGATTTCCATCAGGGTAAAACAACCGTTGGGTAACTGAGCAAATGTAGCCACATCTGGGCCACTGAGCTGCCACAGTTCCTGATTGCAGGGTGGCCATGCAAAGTCTAGACCTAGGCGAGGAAAAAGCAGAACTTGgatctgagagagagagagaaagatttaaGAGTGCACTCCCTTcatctgctctgtgctgcctgtAAAGCAGCTCGCGCACCTGGGCTTTTGCTGGTGCTGGATCCATGGTGTTTAATCCTGTACTTTGGAACAGGGTTGCTGAACAGTAAGATCTCTTCTTGCAGTAAGGAGTATTCCCCTGGTCATGTAGTCTTGAAGGGCTGCTCACTCCTACCAACAGTGTCGCTGAAGATGCAGTTCCACAAAGAAGTAAATCGAGGCACGTTTGCAAAGCTCACTGAGGTCCGAAAGTAGACAGAAAGTGTCTAGATGGTTCCACCTAAGTGTGGGACATTGCAGTAGGTGGCTTAAGGTAATTAGTACTGTAGGTGTCTCTTAcagttgttattttcatttttgaaatgttCCTGACATGGAATAAGTGTTTTGCTGCTGAATGATACTGCATAGGGGGAAAAGTCCATTTTAGGCACATTTCTGGGGACCTCTGTGCAAAAGTATTATTAGGCAGTTCCTGGCACTACTGAGTATTTAGCTGTCACGCTGCAGTCGTGTGGAGGGAGAGCTTGGGGGAGAGCTGCATTGTGTATCTTGTGAGGAAAGTGGATTACATAAAATCGTCAGGGAAACGCTAGTTAGAGATTTCTATTGTGTGGGAAGCAGAGTGGTGCTTTTCACAGAACACACGCCTGTCTTGGAGAGCTGAAAGGTACCAACACTTGAAATAACGTACTGGAAAGAAGGTCTCTGTGTGGTTCCTTAGGTTATATAAGCAATACATGTGCGTGAGTCTTCTTTCCCAAAATTCAAGGCTGCTGTGAAGTTCTCctagcagggctggctgcaggagAGAACTGGTTAGTGTGTGGACACATGTTAAAACAGATGCTGTGAAGTATTTTACTAACAGACCCCAACAAATTCACATTTGGGAGGCTGTGAGTAGCCCTCAATCTAAACTGCAGCTGAACACgccaatattttttatttggggAAGAGGGATGATCACCTGCCTGCATAGTTTCCACTCACTGTTTACCCCTAAAAATCCAGCAGAATTAGTTCGTCAAGCAGTGGTTAAGTCcttgctgaattaaaaaaattgcatattaCTCAGGTCTTCTCCAACTGCAACCTTATTTTAAGCATCTCAGATAGAGGAAAGGTTGTTGGGTAGATAGCAGCGACTGAACTGTGCTCACTGCAAACTTCTGTCAGCTCAGCTGGCACCAAAGCAGGGACACTGAGTATCCATGATGGATTTGCTCTGGATGAGAGGAGGAGTCCAGGCAGGTCTGTTACCTCTGAAAAGCCTTAGGTACCACTGGCAGTCAGATGACTGAAATTTTATGGCTGAGGGTGGGTGCAGTCTGCAGAGGATCTGTTTCCCTGAGAAGATGAAATATGATTTTGAAGTAGAGGAACAGTCACGTTTGGTTTTCCCTGCCTGGAAAGCAGTGAGTTTCCATTCAGCTGCTTTCCCTGATCAATGCATATGTACCAGCACAGGCCAGAGACGGTATTTTAGGCTTATTGCTATCTCTATGCAGAAAATACTCCACCTGATGTCCTCTTTCCACCAGATCCAAGTaggaatgtttcttttctccatcaGTCTCCTGAGTTAGAAAGGAGCCTGGAGAAAAATGTGCTGGCTGCAGCTTCTCttggaaaacaaaaggagggctagGCTTTGACTGTCGTACGCTTTGCATCAGTCATCGCCTTTCTTTATCCAGCTTTTCCATGATGAAGACAGTTCTGTCTTGCCTCCTCCCGTGCATCATCACCACACAAAGGCCTTTGCCCAGCCCTGGTTCTCTGGTTTGAAGGTGCCCtctcattttttcttctcttctgcctgGACTCCCCAGTCCTCCCAAGGCTGTATCTGTGGATAGTACACATCTCCTGTGTAACACAGGAGATGTGACTTACCACAGGCGTTGTCAGTCACAATTCAAGCAAAGTTTGAACTCTGTTTTTCATGGTGAGTTAACTCCTTCACAAGTCCTGTGATTAACAATGGTTCACAGATCTGAGCATGCTGGGTCTCTGGGCCTATCATCTTGACTTGTTTAAACTTTAGTGCTTTTTTTAATGCGGCGTAGTGTTGCTGTGAAAAGGCCAAAAAGAGACTTTTCCAAATACCAGATTACTGTTCAACTATGTTTTTCTGCTGTGACTTTTATTTCAGAGTATTCTCAGATTTTATGTTTGTTCTTACATGAGTGCATCAGAAGCTTTAGTGCTGTCTTCTCTTTTCAGCATCTGTTGTGGAAGTTGCCATGGCCTCAGGTAGGGTTTCCCATTAGAGACCCGCAAGCTCCCCAAACCACCAAGCTGGTGTAGAAATTCCTGGCACCACATGTTAGAGATCAGAATGCAAGTTCTCAGTGCAGATCGTGGGAGATAACTAATCATAGTTTTAAGTGTTGCAATGCTGGCTGAGGAAGGGCTTGTTCTGACTGCTTGTGTTTTTATCTCTTTGACTTTTATGTAGCAAGGAGCGTGCAGCTGGTACTGGTTCAGGGACAGCAGCTGGCCTTGCAGGTGGACACCATCGGGAAGCATGGACTACAAAAGGACCATCATATGAGGACTTGTATACCCAGAACGTTGTCATCAGCATGGAGGACCAGGAGGATCTTAATCGGTCTGCAAGTGAAGGAAAGCCAGCCAGAGAGAGACCAATCTGGCTACGAGAGAGCACGGTGCAGGGGGCTTATGACCCTGATGAAATCAAAGATGGTAAGAAAATTGACAGAGCAGAAGTACTGCTCTGCTTATGTGATGCTCTTAGAGTGCTGTCAAAAATATGTTCCCCTGTGTGTGTACAGCTGCTGCTCCCTACACTCCAGATTTTTTCTGCTCCCCTCTGCTGTGCAAAGCACCTCTGTGTAGGTAGATGTAAAAAATCCTAGTTTATTAGATCCAGGATTGAAGTCCAGGTCAGTGAAGCTGAGTTACCCACAAAATAGTTTGTGCTTCTAAAATGTTAATTATCTGTTACATCTTCCACCTTGAGAGTTTATTGGTTTTGGACAAAGGTCTTTCAGTCTCATCTAGAAAGCTGCCCACCTAATAGGTCactgctgaaaaataacatttgttaaCATTCAGTCACTCTGAAGCCTACCAAATCCACCAGCAGTGGTTTTGTGCTCCCAGCTGCCTTCTTGCcaattgtttttcaaaatgtgttttatatgaAGAATATGTCAGAAATAAAGTTTCTGGAAGTACAGTAGGAAGGCCTGTCACAATGGCAGGTGAGTCTTtattgctttctgtttgtttctcattatctttgcttttattttcattcatgttGGGGTCGGGTTGTCTATAGACAATAGTCAAGATCTTGTAACCACTAGTAGAAACACTCTGCTTTGGTAAGTGTGCTATTTAAGCCTACACACTAAAAATAGGAAATAGAGACCTTCTATGATTTTTACAAGAGTGAATCAATAGATGCAATCTTCCAAGTCATTTGAGGATTATAGAAGGAAATTGTTGGTGCCCTAGGAATAGATGGCAAAAGGGAACTGCATGTGTAAGCATGAGACCCTGGAACCAGTGCAATGCTCAGGAGAGGAGTGGAGTATGGAGGTATAGCAGAAGTGAAGAAAATGGGCGTGAAGTAGTGGTCAGAAGATATCTAATGATCTCGTTTGTGTGTAACACCTTTTGAGCATACGGATCCCAAAACTTTTTCCAAATACATTAAACAAAGTGAGGTGACTGAAACAACCTCTTCCTGCAgtcttgttttgggtttgtgtggtggggttttggtagcaggggagaggctgcaggggtggctcctgtgagaagctgctagaagcttctccagctccaagtcggacctgcctctggccaacgccgagcccatcagcgatggtggtagcacctctgggataatgtatttaagaagggaaacctgcagtggactTTGGGAAGTGGGaggtgagagaaacacctatgcagacagcaaggccagtgaagaaggagggggaggagatgcgccagaggaggggatgcccctgcaacCTGTGGAGGTGagcggtggagcagatgcccacctgcagcccatggaggaccccacgctggcgcaggggacgagtgaggagtcctccccctgaggaggaaggagcggcagagacaatgcgtgacgaactgaccccaacgcccattccctgcccccctgagctgctgtggaggaggaggcagagaattcaggagtgaagttgtgcccggaaagaagggaggggtgcggggaaggtgttttaagatttggttttacttctcggtatccttgttttgatttgattggtagtaaatcaaatcgattttgtttcttccccaagttgagtcttttgcccgtgaccataagcggtaagtgatccctccctgtccttgtctcgacccatgagcatttctttatattttctcctcctcatcccaccggggccggggggggaggagtgagcgagcggcttcatggtgctttgttaccagctgggctgaaaccacgacaagtcTGTAGCAGATGTTGTGTTACTCACCAGCCATGGTGAGTTCTCACCCTGTTTTTCTGCTAGACATTCCATTCACCTGTAGTTTTAAATTGGCTCCTTGAGATGACTTTTGGTGTACACAGTATAAATGTTTCTCAGATGCTGCTGAGGGGAGTATATCTGCTTACAGCACAATGGCATCACAGCTTAACCTCCACCACTAGTGGAGATGAAAGAGGGGACTTGTGGAAATAGCCTGAAATTGCTGCTGCAACACATTTCTATAGCTTTTGGATGATATAAACAGGGAGGAAGGAAACTTGGGACTGTTGACAGGAAAGGTTCACTGCTTGGATCTGGCAGGAGCAGTTCTCACAAGCAAGAGACAGCCCCGTTCCTGAGCCACAAAGTCAGACTTTGTGGAGCTACCCCAGGCTGTGGTCGCTTCACAGTTCTCAGTGTGATGAGCTACGATATTATCTCACAGAAATGCTCTCCAGTAGCCTCTTATGCTCTACAGTCACAAGCAACAAGATGAACATGAGGCTGCCAACACAACGCcttcattcttcctttctttcaagaATTTTGCCAGTGCATTAATAATAGTAGTTGCAGCCATCACCCattacaacttcatttacaataAAAACATGAGTCTAATAAAGTTAGGGGTCGGTCTTTTGGCCTTTATTTTACCATAGGAAAGGAGTGACCACAAACTCCCCTGGCTTTTAGTGCTAAATGCAGAACTTACTTCCTTAGTTCACCtgtttctcagcatttttttcatctcaagTTGAAAAAAGTAACCAGTGTATTTTTGACCCTGGGGGAAAGGCTTGGGCCCCAACTGCCTGGATGTGCTGCTGAAACCATGAGGTTCCAGGTCTGGGAGAAGCAGGCAAGTGGCTTTAATGTATGAAGGCAGAATGCCGTCACCTAAGCTCCAGCAGTTGTTCGTAGGCAGCGTCTTTAGGTGCAAGAAAGTTTGCCACAGGGAGTCTGTCCTACTTTTTAGGCCTTGTTTTTACGTAAGGttctctgtatttcattttttgttctgggtggttttttttttcccctactgccTGTAGGTTTATTGGTGCTGGGTGGAGCGACAGTCCTCTCACCAAATGTAGGATTAGGAGAAGTTTTCTGCAGAATGCCACTATTTCAACAGAATTTTACCTTTTGAATCCTTGAACTGCAGACGCCCTGCCTACCCAAGTCATGTCAAACCCTCCCAGTTATTGTACAGCCAAGCTTACTGAAAGAGGAGCACAGGCTGTGTGTCTGTCAGCTGCGAAACTGCAGTCTCCTTCAAATAAGAGGTCCAGGGAGTTTACCAGATACGGCTACTTTGAATGTTGTTTTATGGTTTCCGAATACTCACTGTGTGCCAGGATTCATCTGCTTCCCCATCTTAATCCTTATATGGGGAGCttggcagggcagggcctggTTTTGGGTCTGTATTTATGGTCTGTGCTGGCAACACCCGTGCTCTTGGTCATCACGGCAAGTCCTCGAGGCTGTGGTCATCCAACCTGAAAGAAAGGGACAAAAAGGAAACAGCCTGGTGCTTGTTCACCTGTGAAACAATACCGAGCTACTCGCTGTATCTCAGACAAGTGTCATCACTGGGTGCATAGCCTGGGTATCTGGAAGCCCAGATTTAGGTCCCAAGGACTGCTTTCTGCTCCACAGTAAGGAAAGCGCATCTGCCCAGCTAAGGGGTGCCTGAGTTGGACACCTCCCTGGGGAGGTCTTTTCCAGGTGCCTGCCCATCATGCGTTTGTTGTCTTCTCTTGCGATGTGCTCCTGGCCGAGGCTCCCAGCTGGGAGCCACAGTGACTCCAGGCTTCCCAGCTCCTAGGAAATGTCAATACTTGCTCTGCTGTTACGAGAAAAAAACATAACTATCTGCCTTTCAAAGGAGAAGAGGAGCTGGTATAGAGAACGGGTGTGACTTGGCCAAGCATGCTCAGTAGCAGTAATTAATACAGGTTCAGAAAGCCTTCAGGGCCGTCACCCAGCTCTTTGTGAGGAAACGATCATTCCCTTGTATCTCTTTGCAGGGGGCCGGGATCTGGATGCCTTCCAGGAGCGTGAGGAGGGCCGGGCAGCTCTGGATGATAATGAGGAGGTGATGCGTGCCCTGCTTATCCACGAGAAGAAGACACCTTCTGCTTCAACAGTCACCATCGGAGGTGCCGCTCCTCTCTCCGGTGCCAACGCTAGTGACTCCGAGAGCGAGACAAGCGAATCGGAGGAGGAatcccctccccgccctcccgCCACGGCCACCTCGACGTACGGGctggaggacgaggaggaggatgaagagtttgAGGTGGTGGCAGAAGACCCCACTGTCACAGTGGCTGGGCGTCCACACTCGTACAGCCAAGTGAGCCAGCGCCCTGAGCTGGTGGCCCAGATGACGCCGGAGGAAAAAGAGGTTTACATAGCCATGGGGCAACGCATGTTTGAGGACATGTTTGATTAACTGCTTCCTGccatggcattttttaaaaagtgactttttaAGCCAGAGAATCCCTAGTAAAACAGAAGACTGAAGCGCATCTTTCCTCCCCTGTGCGCAGGGACGCTGGGCCTTGGGACTGCTAATCTCGGGCATTTTGCTCACCAGAGCAGGGGAGCAGGAAGGCTGCATGTGCCAAGACAGGTAGGGGAGGACATGTCTCAGAAGTGAGTAAGCTTGCAAGGTGAAAATCTGCTTCAGGGTGCCCTGCACAGGCACTGCTTTAACCTTCTCCAGGGCCCTAGCAGCTGCCTCCCCCCGATTGCTTTGAGTTGGTTTTTGTTGCAGATCCTAGTGAAGTCCACATCCCTGCCCTCAGAGGACGTAAGGGCTCCGTAGTCTGATCAGAGTGCTCTGCAGAGGAGGGCGTAAGTAACATTA includes:
- the GTF2E1 gene encoding general transcription factor IIE subunit 1 — its product is MTDPDVLTEVPAALKRLAKYVVRGFYGIEHALALDILIRNPCVKEEDMLELLKFDRKQLRAVLNTLKGDKFIKCRMRVETAPDGKTTRHNYYFINYRLLVNVVKYKLDHMRRRIETDERDSTNRASFKCPICFSTFTDLEANQLFDPRTGTFRCTFCETEVEEDESAMPKKDARTLVARFNEQIEPIYALLRETEDVNLAYEILEPEPTEIPALKQSKERAAGTGSGTAAGLAGGHHREAWTTKGPSYEDLYTQNVVISMEDQEDLNRSASEGKPARERPIWLRESTVQGAYDPDEIKDGGRDLDAFQEREEGRAALDDNEEVMRALLIHEKKTPSASTVTIGGAAPLSGANASDSESETSESEEESPPRPPATATSTYGLEDEEEDEEFEVVAEDPTVTVAGRPHSYSQVSQRPELVAQMTPEEKEVYIAMGQRMFEDMFD